A stretch of the Capsicum annuum cultivar UCD-10X-F1 chromosome 8, UCD10Xv1.1, whole genome shotgun sequence genome encodes the following:
- the LOC107839738 gene encoding EVI5-like protein isoform X1, which yields MESKVVDENDEGPAVPMRVDRFGFVRQEHSPNEGLARSRSAFEYQRDERRIRKWRKMIGVGGIDWKQYVRRKPHVVKRRIRKGIPDCLRGLVWQLISGSRDLLLLNPGVYEQLVIYETSASELDIIRDISRTFPSHVFFQQRHGPGQRSLYNILKAYSVFDRDVGYVQGMGFVAGLLLLYMSEEDAFWLLVALLKGAVHTPMEGMYLVGLPLVQQYLFQFDRLVKEHLPKLGEHFAQEMINPSMYASQWFITVFSYSFPFHLALRIWDVFLFEGVKVVFKVGLALLKYCQDDLVKLPFEKLIHALRNFPEDAMNPDLLLPMAFSIKVSKHLVELKQEYDQQQQLKRPSSPVKQ from the exons ATGGAAAGTAAAGTAGTAGATGAAAATGACGAAGGACCCGCTGTTCCCATGCGAGTTGATAGATTTGGTTTTGTGAGGCAGGAACATAGTCCTAATGAAGGTTTAGCAAGGAGCCGGTCGGCCTTTGAATATCAGAG AGATGAAAGAAGGATTaggaaatggagaaaaatgatAGGTGTTGGAGGAATTGATTGGAAGCAGTACGTTCGGAGGAAACCACATGTTGTTAAAAGACGAATACGCAAAGGAATTCCTGATTGTCTGAGGGGGCTTGTCTGGCAACTAATTTCTGGAAGTCGGGACCTCTTGTTGTTGAATCCTGGAGTTTATGAG CAACTAGTCATATATGAGACATCAGCTTCCGAGTTGGATATTATCCGTGATATTTCTCGCACCTTTCCTTCCCATGTTTTCTTTCAGCAGAGACATGGGCCTGGTCAAAGGTCTCTTTACAACATTCTGAAAGCATATTCTGTTTTTGACCGAGATGTTGGATATGTACAG GGCATGGGATTCGTGGCAGGTCTGCTTCTTCTTTACATGAGTGAAGAAGATGCATTTTGGTTACTGGTTGCATTGTTGAAAGGAGCTGTTCACACTCCAATGGAAGGAATGTACTTG GTAGGATTGCCTCTTGTCCAGCAATACCTCTTTCAGTTTGATCGTTTGGTAAAGGAACACTTGCCAAAGTTGGGGGAACATTTTGCTCAGGAAATGATAAATCCCAGCATGTATGCCAGTCAGTGGTTCATAACAGTTTTCTCGTACTCTTTCCCATTTCACTTGGCTCTCAGAATTTGGGATGTCTTTCTTTTCGAG GGTGTTAAAGTCGTCTTCAAAGTTGGCTTGGCTCTATTGAAATATTGCCAGGATGACCTG GTAAAGCTGCCGTTTGAGAAACTCATACATGCTTTGCGCAACTTCCCTGAGGATGCCATGAATCCAGATTTACTGTTACCAATGGCTTTTTCAATCAAG GTTTCCAAGCATTTGGTGGAACTGAAGCAGGAATATGACCAGCAGCAACAGCTGAAACGTCCTTCATCCCCAGTCAAACAGTGA
- the LOC107839738 gene encoding EVI5-like protein isoform X2 — protein MESKVVDENDEGPAVPMRVDRFGFVRQEHSPNEGLARSRSAFEYQRDERRIRKWRKMIGVGGIDWKQYVRRKPHVVKRRIRKGIPDCLRGLVWQLISGSRDLLLLNPGVYEQLVIYETSASELDIIRDISRTFPSHVFFQQRHGPGQRSLYNILKAYSVFDRDVGYVQGMGFVAGLLLLYMSEEDAFWLLVALLKGAVHTPMEGMYLVGLPLVQQYLFQFDRLVKEHLPKLGEHFAQEMINPSMYASQWFITVFSYSFPFHLALRIWDVFLFEGVKVVFKVGLALLKYCQDDLVKLPFEKLIHALRNFPEDAMNPDLLLPMAFSIKASPLSLPLPPPLLLSQ, from the exons ATGGAAAGTAAAGTAGTAGATGAAAATGACGAAGGACCCGCTGTTCCCATGCGAGTTGATAGATTTGGTTTTGTGAGGCAGGAACATAGTCCTAATGAAGGTTTAGCAAGGAGCCGGTCGGCCTTTGAATATCAGAG AGATGAAAGAAGGATTaggaaatggagaaaaatgatAGGTGTTGGAGGAATTGATTGGAAGCAGTACGTTCGGAGGAAACCACATGTTGTTAAAAGACGAATACGCAAAGGAATTCCTGATTGTCTGAGGGGGCTTGTCTGGCAACTAATTTCTGGAAGTCGGGACCTCTTGTTGTTGAATCCTGGAGTTTATGAG CAACTAGTCATATATGAGACATCAGCTTCCGAGTTGGATATTATCCGTGATATTTCTCGCACCTTTCCTTCCCATGTTTTCTTTCAGCAGAGACATGGGCCTGGTCAAAGGTCTCTTTACAACATTCTGAAAGCATATTCTGTTTTTGACCGAGATGTTGGATATGTACAG GGCATGGGATTCGTGGCAGGTCTGCTTCTTCTTTACATGAGTGAAGAAGATGCATTTTGGTTACTGGTTGCATTGTTGAAAGGAGCTGTTCACACTCCAATGGAAGGAATGTACTTG GTAGGATTGCCTCTTGTCCAGCAATACCTCTTTCAGTTTGATCGTTTGGTAAAGGAACACTTGCCAAAGTTGGGGGAACATTTTGCTCAGGAAATGATAAATCCCAGCATGTATGCCAGTCAGTGGTTCATAACAGTTTTCTCGTACTCTTTCCCATTTCACTTGGCTCTCAGAATTTGGGATGTCTTTCTTTTCGAG GGTGTTAAAGTCGTCTTCAAAGTTGGCTTGGCTCTATTGAAATATTGCCAGGATGACCTG GTAAAGCTGCCGTTTGAGAAACTCATACATGCTTTGCGCAACTTCCCTGAGGATGCCATGAATCCAGATTTACTGTTACCAATGGCTTTTTCAATCAAGGCTAGCCCTCTCTCCCTTCCTCTCCCTCCTCCTCTCCTTCTCTCTCAGTAG
- the LOC107839739 gene encoding probable receptor-like protein kinase At5g18500, translated as MASLKDELSKKTGVFGLKVWQLIGIFVGIFIVVILLLLTFYLTLRRKSRRAPDNLPVSQIPTVSKEIKEVRVEQVSTNDFSPRDGILLTIHDKTSDKESDKVLVHLGMGKKNGDNSSQSGSFHHVDKDCCGSQSGEEGSSCKNALYKTYNSHPITAPSPLTGLPEFSHLGWGHWFTLRDLELATGRFSKENILGEGGYGIVYRGTLINGTPVAIKKLLNNLGQAEKEFQVEVEAIGHVRHKNLVRLLGYCIEGTHRMLVYEYVNNGNLEQWLHGAMRHHGYLTWEARMKVLLGTAKALAYLHENIEPKVVHRDIKSSNILIDDDFNAKVSDFGLAKLLGAGKSHITTRVMGTFGYVAPEYANTGLLNEKSDVYSFGVVLLESITGRDPVDYGRPAQEVNLVDWLKMMVGSRRSEEVVDPNIEIRPPTRALKRALLTALRCVDPDSDKRPKMSQVVRMLESEEYPIPREDRRQRRSQAGNGESDSQNYDTDKSDNPDPRSESRRNHQI; from the exons ATGGCTAGTCTAAAGGATGAATTATCCAAGAAAACTGGTGTTTTTGGTCTCAAGGTCTGGCAATTGATTGGAATCTTTGTTGGGATTTTCATAGTGGTCATCCTATTATTGTTAACATTTTATCTCACGTTACGGAGGAAGTCAAGAAGAGCTCCAGACAATCTCCCTGTTAGCCAAATACCTACAGTTTCTAAGGAAATTAAAGAAGTTCGGGTTGAGCAAGTATCAACAAATGATTTTTCTCCGCGGGACGGAATTCTTCTCACCATTCATGACAAAACAAGTGATAAAGAATCAGACAAGGTTCTGGTTCATCTTGGAATGGGGAAAAAGAATGGAGATAACAGCAGTCAATCAGGTTCCTTCCATCATGTTGACAAGGATTGTTGTGGGTCACAATCAGGAGAAGAAGGGAGTTCATGCAAAAATGCATTGTATAAAACTTACAATTCACATCCAATTACTGCTCCTTCTCCTCTAACCGGATTACCTGAGTTTTCTCACTTGGGTTGGGGCCACTGGTTTACATTGAGAGATCTTGAGCTTGCAACAGGCCGGTTCTCAAAGGAGAATATTCTTGGTGAGGGTGGATATGGCATTGTCTACCGGGGAACTTTGATTAATGGAACACCGGTAGCTATTAAGAAGCTCCTCAACAATCT AGGTCAAGCAGAGAAAGAGTTCCAAGTGGAGGTTGAAGCCATTGGCCACGTGCGCCACAAAAATTTGGTTCGCCTTCTAGGGTACTGCATTGAAGGAACTCACAG GATGTTGGTTTACGAGTATGTCAACAATGGCAATTTGGAACAGTGGCTTCATGGAGCCATGCGACACCATGGTTATCTCACTTGGGAAGCTAGGATGAAGGTTCTTCTTGGGACAGCTAAAGC TCTTGCCTATTTGCATGAGAACATTGAGCCCAAGGTTGTTCATCGAGACATAAAATCAAGTAACATATTGATTGATGATGACTTCAATGCTAAGGTCTCTGATTTTGGTCTGGCCAAACTGCTTGGTGCTGGTAAAAGTCATATCACAACTCGAGTCATGGGTACTTTTGG GTATGTGGCTCCTGAATATGCAAATACTGGTCTCTTAAATGAAAAAAGTGATGTTTATAGCTTTGGGGTAGTGTTGTTAGAATCAATCACAGGAAGAGATCCCGTGGACTATGGCCGTCCTGCCCAAGAG GTGAATCTTGTTGATTGGTTGAAAATGATGGTTGGAAGCCGGCGCTCTGAGGAAGTAGTAGATCCAAATATTGAAATACGACCACCAACAAGAGCTCTCAAAAGAGCCCTTCTGACTGCTTTGAGATGCGTTGATCCAGATTCTGACAAGAGACCAAAGATGAGCCAAGTTGTTCGTATGCTTGAATCAGAGGAATATCCCATACCAAGAGAG GATCGAAGGCAACGAAGATCTCAAGCAGGTAACGGGGAGAGTGATTCTCAAAACTACGACACTGACAAGAGCGACAACCCAGATCCAAGGTCAGAAAGTAGAAGGAACCATCAAATATAA
- the LOC107839740 gene encoding serine/threonine-protein kinase haspin homolog: MTCRAVDLWEELIADEQDNFDHRPDKQPEEPIIAVVYRRQKSRSITPKDAEGRQSTSTSGNESRLSFLPVKRISWNRSLSTRGRTSIAAVCAELHPQQRKPGRKAKPPLPRGKKVEAPNYDKEQAYFQEVDDFELMVESPSPNKYCTWTVGIQTDDVVISRLSSVLQKWLISKKLNNSYAPPASLSKILETPASRKQSASRFIYGSSNVKTPEKTALRIPSGLYSGQNRRIGFTNEDVFREQPLSDKGVGEICPMDEEDCGDIDIAIRKLSLTSRPSSVDGHTWDPFLALLAACGQSAPLTLLEILSKYCETQTIAKVGEGTFGEAFKVGENVCKIVPFDGDFRVNGEMQKKSEELLEEVILSGTLNSLRAHEGHLLNSCSTFIQTMDMRVCQGHYDASLLKAWEDWDGKHGSENDHPKEFPEKQCYVVFVQEHGGKDLESFVLLNFAEARSLLCQVTLALAVSEAAYEFEHRDLHWGNILLSRKGLDTVQFTLEGKEIHVRTYGLLVSIIDFTLSRINTGEDILFLDLSSDPELFEGPKGDKQFDTYRKMRDVTGEFWEGSFPKTNVLWLQYLVDILLLKKSYERTSKDERDLRSLKKRLNSYGSAREATSDAFFSDLFVNLQH; the protein is encoded by the exons ATGACTTGTCGAGCAG TTGATTTATGGGAAGAACTTATAGCTGATGAACAAGACAACTTTGATCATCGTCCCGATAAACAACCCGAAGAACCGATTATTGCTGTTGTATATCGGCGGCAAAAATCGCGTAGTATTACTCCAAAAGATGCTGAAGG GAGGCAATCGACTTCAACTTCTGGTAATGAAAGCCGGCTGAGTTTTCTCCCGGTTAAACGAATCAGTTGGAATCGTTCCCTTTCCACCAG GGGGAGAACCAGTATTGCTGCTGTATGTGCTGAATTACATCCTCAACAAAGGAAGCCTGGGCGAAAAGCAAAACCACCTCTTCCTAGG GGTAAAAAGGTTGAAGCTCCGAACTACGATAAGGAGCAGGCATATTTTCAAGAAGTTGATGATTTTGAACTAATGGTGGAAAGCCCCTCCCCAAACAAATACTGTACATGGACTGTGGGCATCCAAACTGATGATGTCGTTATATCACGCCTGTCCTCAGTACTACAGAAATGGTTGATTTCTAAGAAACTTAACAACTCATATGCTCCTCCCGCTTCATTATCGAAGATATTAGAAACCCCAGCCTCACGCAAACAATCTGCTAGTAGATTTATTTATGGATCGTCAAATGTGAAAACCCCAGAAAAAACAGCATTACGAATTCCCTCTGGTTTGTACTCCGGCCAGAATAGACGCATTGGTTTTACAAATGAAGATGTGTTCAGAGAGCAGCCTTTATCAGATAAAGGCGTTGGAGAAATATGTCCCATGGATGAGGAAGACTGCGGAGATATTGATATAGCTATTCGAAAACTTTCTTTGACTTCCAGGCCTTCTTCAGTGGATGGACACACTTGGGATCCATTTTTGGCTCTATTGGCAGCATGTGGACAGTCTGCCCCTTTAACATTATTGGAGATATTATCAAAGTATTG TGAGACGCAAACAATTGCCAAGGTTGGTGAAGGCACATTTGGGGAGGCATTTAAGGTTGGTGAGAATGTCTGCAAAATTGTCCCATTCGATGGAGATTTCCGTGTAAATGGAGAAATGCAAAAG AAATCAGAAGAACTACTTGAGGAGGTCATACTCTCTGGTACCCTTAATAGCTTAAGAGCTCATGAGGGTCATCTCCTGAATTCCTGTTCCACCTTTATACAGACAATGGA CATGAGGGTGTGCCAAGGACATTACGATGCTTCTCTATTAAAAGCCTGGGAAGACTGGGATGGGAAGCATGGTTCAGAAAATGACCATCCGAAGGAATTTCCAGAAAAGCAG TGCTACGTTGTGTTTGTTCAAGAACATGGAGGAAAAGATCTTGAAAGTTTTGTGCTATTAAACTTTGCTGAAGCCAGGAGTTTATTGTGCCAG GTAACTCTTGCTTTGGCTGTATCTGAGGCCGCATATGAATTTGAACATCGCGACTTGCACTG GGGAAATATTCTATTAAGTCGGAAAGGTTTAGATACAGTGCAATTTACTCTTGAGGGAAAAGAAATACATGTCAGAACATATGGATTATTGGTTTCGATAATAGACTTCACTCTTTCAAGGATAAATACAG GTGAAGACATACTTTTTCTGGACCTCTCATCAGACCCTGAACTCTTTGAAGGTCCCAAAGGAGATAAACAG TTTGATACATACCGGAAAATGAGAGATGTCACAGGCGAATTTTGGGAAGGAAG TTTCCCCAAGACAAATGTGCTATGGCTACAATACTTGGTTGACATACTGCTGCTAAAGAAATCATAT GAAAGGACCTCCAAAGATGAGAGGGATCTACGTTCTCTAAAAAAGCGCCTGAATAGCTATGGTTCAGCAAGAGAAGCAACATCGGATGCTTTCTTTTCTGACTTATTCGTTAACCTCCAGCATTGA